The Fibrobacter sp. UWB2 genomic interval CCATGTATACCATTCAACTGTAGTGACTCCACCATTTGGATATACCGACGTCAGCACAGGAACAACAAACAAGAGTAGCAACTTTATGTACAATCTACTCCCTGGAGAATTCGTTCTCCGTTGCGTCAAGGATTAATATTGAGACAATACTAAAACTGCATAAAGCAAATGGGAGAATTTGCATTGCAGGCATTCGACGACCTCCCCATCTCGGAAAGGTTCTTTAGCGGCCTCACCATGGGCGTTACCGAAAAAAGTTACAACCAAGTCATGGAAGAACTGAAAGAGTGTCGTCGAAAAATTTTCGCAATTGTCTCTGCCGAAGACGAAGTCGAAAAAATTTGCAGACTCAACGTGCAACTGTTCCCTTTAACAAAGACAA includes:
- a CDS encoding TIGR02147 family protein, translating into MGEFALQAFDDLPISERFFSGLTMGVTEKSYNQVMEELKECRRKIFAIVSAEDEVEKICRLNVQLFPLTKTIKKQPTEDPSSSEV